The following are encoded together in the Echeneis naucrates chromosome 9, fEcheNa1.1, whole genome shotgun sequence genome:
- the utp15 gene encoding U3 small nucleolar RNA-associated protein 15 homolog, with the protein MASYKPTKITVYPKLGEKVTQDTVYWKNYKAPIQIKEFGAVTNINFSPVAPHNFAVTAFTRIHIYGPFSHEPVKSFTRFKDTAYCGRFRSDGQLLVAGCEDSVVRLFDVNGKVALRMYKGHTKAVHVTDFTSDSYQILTGSDDYSCRLWDIPNATELNAYQEHTDYIRCGVTSKLNTNLFITGSYDHTLKVFDGRVDKSVMTLDHGQPVESLLLYPSEGLLVSAGGRFVKVWDLLKKGQPLVSLKNHHKTVTCLCLSSNGERLLSGSLDRHVKVYNTTSYKVVHNFDYAASILSLALAPNDESIVVGMTNGILNLKHRKNAEESKEISGQQRRRPSYRVFVKGKNYFPKQDDYLVSKPVKQHLAKYDKQLKKFNVSKALDTALEAWTRLKKPEITVAVIKELDRRGTLKNALAGRDEQGLSRLLYFLIGNLFDPRFAPVLVTAAEMILDIYQSVIGQSSVVDRQLLRLQEMLEREIDYQQELLEVLGMLDTVFASSLPRKEVPCSAISKSNGLTQGEGRLQLQAT; encoded by the exons ATGGCTTCATATAAACCCACAAAAATCACGGTCTATCCCAAACTTGGTGAGAAAGTGACCCAAGACACAGTGTACTGGAAAAACTACAAG GCTCCTATACAGATAAAAGAATTTGGAGCAGTGACAAACATAAACTTTTCCCCTGTGGCGCCACATAATTTTGCTGTGACAGCATTCACAAGA ATCCACATTTATGGGCCATTCTCTCACGAGCCTGTGAAGTCATTTACACGGTTTAAGGACACTGCATATTGTGGGAGGTTCAGGTCAGATGGTCAACTGCTTGTGGCAGGATGTGAGGACTCTGTAGTCCGGCTGTTTGATGTCAACGGCAAAGTGGCACTCAGGATGTACAAAGGGCACACAAA GGCTGTACATGTAACTGACTTCACCTCAGACAGTTACCAGATCCTCACGGGATCAGATGATTACAGCTGCCGACTTTGGGACATCCCAAATGCCACAGAGCTCAACGCCTACCAAGAACACACAGATTACATCCGCTGTGGTGTCACAAGCAAACTCAACACAAATCTCTTCATTACTG GGTCATATGACCACACACTTAAAGTGTTTGATGGCAGAGTGGATAAGAGTGTGATGACCTTGGATCATGGCCAGCCAGTGGAGAGTCTGCTTCTCTATCCTTCTGAGGGGCTTCTTGTCTCTGCAG GGGGGCGCTTTGTTAAAGTGTGGGATCTGCTAAAAAAAGGCCAGCCTCTTGTGTCCTTGAAGAACCATCATAAAACTGTCACCTGCTTGTGTCTCAGCAGCAACGGAGAGAGATTGCTGTCAGGTTCTCTGGACAG gcaTGTGAAGGTCTACAACACAACCAGTTATAAAGTGGTCCACAACTTTGACTATGCTGCTTCCATCCTGAGTCTAGCTTTGGCT CCGAATGATGAGTCCATTGTGGTCGGTATGACCAACGGTATCCTGAatttgaaacacagaaaaaacgCTGAAGAGTCAAAGGAAATCTCTGGCCAACAGAGGCGACGACCATCATATCGAGTTTTTGTAAAGGGCAAGAACTACTTCCCTAAACAG GATGATTATCTTGTCAGTAAGCCAGTGAAACAGCATTTGGCCAAATATGACAAGCAGCTGAAGAAATTTAATGTATCTAAGGCTTTAGATACAGCTCTGGAg GCATGGACCAGACTGAAAAAACCAGAAATCACTGTTGCTGTCATAAAGGAGCTGGATCGAAGAGGAACACTGAAGAATGCTCTGGCGGGGAGGGACGAACAAGGGCTGTCTCGGCTGCTCTACTTTCTTATAGG AAACTTGTTCGATCCCAGGTTTGCGCCTGTCCTTGTCACAGCAGCTGAGATGATACTGGACATTTATCAATCAGTCATTGGGCAGTCGTCTGTTGTGGACCGACAGCTTCTACGTCTGCAGGAGATGTTGGAGAGAGAAATTGACTATCAGCAAGAACTCTTGGAGGTGCTGGGCATGTTGGACACGGTGTTTGCCTCCTCCCTTCCTAGGAAGGAAGTGCCATGCTCTGCCATCAGCAAGTCTAATGGGCTGACTCAAGGAGAAGGAAGACTGCAGCTACAGGCCACCTGA